From the Phyllopteryx taeniolatus isolate TA_2022b chromosome 20, UOR_Ptae_1.2, whole genome shotgun sequence genome, one window contains:
- the zic4 gene encoding zinc finger protein ZIC 4 isoform X2, whose translation MSADALGSPAMDPAFSKRNAALRLVDLAGAHHHHLHHHHHHHRHPAPPSVTGFPGFGSHPHSMAHVHPGEMTAEPRLGPSPFGPEHMGHTAALKISPAHHYPLHHHQQHQPQHNHHMAGHSEVVSGPTGAFGATPMPYSGMTHPAQALTAGSYPAHYGHDAGNHALFSGLHQEQAPGGQIRLGLPGDMYVRSEHLSASTRADAFYGGLNLNLGAHPAHHQHHHHQHHPPHGTGAFFRYMRQPIKQELICKWLEPGENRCARTYSTMHELVTHVTVEHVGGPEQANHVCFWEECPREGKPFKAKYKLVNHIRVHTGEKPFPCPFPGCGKVFARSENLKIHKRTHTGEKPFKCEFAGCDRRFANSSDRKKHSHVHTSDKPYNCKVRGCDKSYTHPSSLRKHMKVHCKSPPPLSSGYDSSTPSLVSPSSDPGREPPPPPPPPPSAAPGGPPHAGSSANLSEWYVCHSSGASGAHSGPSTPDSATEDEPPYRNRDPRDNF comes from the exons ATGAGCGCCGATGCGCTGGGAAGCCCCGCGATGGACCCTGCCTTCTCCAAACGGAACGCGGCGCTGAGATTAGTTGACTTGGCGGGggctcaccaccaccacctccaccaccatcatcatcatcaccgccACCCTGCCCCTCCGAGCGTGACAGGCTTCCCGGGGTTCGGCAGCCATCCGCACTCAATGGCTCACGTGCACCCCGGGGAGATGACTGCGGAACCCCGCCTGGGGCCGAGTCCATTCGGGCCAGAACACATGGGGCACACGGCGGCCCTCAAAATCAGCCCAGCCCATCATTATCCCCTGCACCATCACCAGCAGCACCAGCCTCAGCACAATCATCACATGGCAGGCCACAGCGAAGTGGTCTCCGGTCCAACGGGAGCTTTCGGGGCGACGCCGATGCCCTACTCGGGTATGACGCACCCGGCCCAGGCTCTGACCGCAG GTAGCTACCCCGCGCACTACGGCCACGACGCCGGCAACCATGCGCTCTTCTCCGGGCTGCACCAAGAGCAAGCTCCGGGCGGCCAAATCCGCTTGGGACTACCGGGGGACATGTACGTGCGCTCGGAGCACTTGTCGGCGAGCACCCGAGCCGACGCCTTCTACGGAGGGCTCAATCTCAACCTGGGCGCGCACCCCGCCCACCaccagcaccaccaccaccagcaccaCCCGCCCCACGGAACCGGCGCCTTCTTCCGCTACATGCGGCAACCCATCAAGCAGGAGCTCATCTGCAAGTGGCTGGAGCCCGGAGAGAACCGCTGCGCCCGGACCTACAGCACCATGCACGAGCTGGTCACGCACGTCACCGTGGAGCACGTCGGCGGGCCCGAGCAGGCCAACCACGTCTGCTTCTGGGAAGAGTGTCCACGCGAGGGCAAGCCCTTCAAGGCCAAGTACAAGCTGGTCAATCACATCCGCGtgcacacgggcgagaagcccTTCCCGTGTCCCTTCCCCGGCTGCGGCAAAGTCTTCGCTCGCTCGGAAAACCTCAAAATCCACAAAAGGACGCACACAG GTGAGAAGCCGTTCAAGTGCGAGTTCGCCGGCTGCGACCGCCGCTTCGCCAACAGCAGCGACCGGAAGAAGCACTCGCACGTGCACACGTCGGACAAGCCGTACAACTGCAAAGTGCGCGGCTGCGACAAGTCCTACACGCACCCGAGCTCGTTGCGCAAACACATGAAGGTGCACTGCAAGTCCCCGCCGCCGCTCAGCTCCGGCTACGACTCGTCCACGCCGTCCCTGGTGTCCCCCTCGTCGGATCCGGGCCgcgagccgccgccgccgccgccgccgccaccgtcGGCGGCGCCCGGAGGCCCCCCACACGCCGGCTCCTCCGCCAACCTGAGCGAGTGGTACGTGTGCCACAGCTCCGGGGCCAGCGGCGCCCACAGTGGACCCTCCACGCCGGACTCGGCCACCGAGGACGAGCCCCCGTACAGGAACCGGGACCCGAGGGATAACTTTTAG
- the zic4 gene encoding zinc finger protein ZIC 4 isoform X1 — translation MSADALGSPAMDPAFSKRNAALRLVDLAGAHHHHLHHHHHHHRHPAPPSVTGFPGFGSHPHSMAHVHPGEMTAEPRLGPSPFGPEHMGHTAALKISPAHHYPLHHHQQHQPQHNHHMAGHSEVVSGPTGAFGATPMPYSGMTHPAQALTAGRDFLRATPVLADHHHHHHHAAAASSHHGMFVSTTGSYPAHYGHDAGNHALFSGLHQEQAPGGQIRLGLPGDMYVRSEHLSASTRADAFYGGLNLNLGAHPAHHQHHHHQHHPPHGTGAFFRYMRQPIKQELICKWLEPGENRCARTYSTMHELVTHVTVEHVGGPEQANHVCFWEECPREGKPFKAKYKLVNHIRVHTGEKPFPCPFPGCGKVFARSENLKIHKRTHTGEKPFKCEFAGCDRRFANSSDRKKHSHVHTSDKPYNCKVRGCDKSYTHPSSLRKHMKVHCKSPPPLSSGYDSSTPSLVSPSSDPGREPPPPPPPPPSAAPGGPPHAGSSANLSEWYVCHSSGASGAHSGPSTPDSATEDEPPYRNRDPRDNF, via the exons ATGAGCGCCGATGCGCTGGGAAGCCCCGCGATGGACCCTGCCTTCTCCAAACGGAACGCGGCGCTGAGATTAGTTGACTTGGCGGGggctcaccaccaccacctccaccaccatcatcatcatcaccgccACCCTGCCCCTCCGAGCGTGACAGGCTTCCCGGGGTTCGGCAGCCATCCGCACTCAATGGCTCACGTGCACCCCGGGGAGATGACTGCGGAACCCCGCCTGGGGCCGAGTCCATTCGGGCCAGAACACATGGGGCACACGGCGGCCCTCAAAATCAGCCCAGCCCATCATTATCCCCTGCACCATCACCAGCAGCACCAGCCTCAGCACAATCATCACATGGCAGGCCACAGCGAAGTGGTCTCCGGTCCAACGGGAGCTTTCGGGGCGACGCCGATGCCCTACTCGGGTATGACGCACCCGGCCCAGGCTCTGACCGCAGGTAGGGACTTCCTCCGAGCCACGCCGGTTCTGgccgaccaccaccaccaccaccaccacgccGCCGCCGCTTCTTCTCACCACGGAATGTTTGTCTCGACAACAGGTAGCTACCCCGCGCACTACGGCCACGACGCCGGCAACCATGCGCTCTTCTCCGGGCTGCACCAAGAGCAAGCTCCGGGCGGCCAAATCCGCTTGGGACTACCGGGGGACATGTACGTGCGCTCGGAGCACTTGTCGGCGAGCACCCGAGCCGACGCCTTCTACGGAGGGCTCAATCTCAACCTGGGCGCGCACCCCGCCCACCaccagcaccaccaccaccagcaccaCCCGCCCCACGGAACCGGCGCCTTCTTCCGCTACATGCGGCAACCCATCAAGCAGGAGCTCATCTGCAAGTGGCTGGAGCCCGGAGAGAACCGCTGCGCCCGGACCTACAGCACCATGCACGAGCTGGTCACGCACGTCACCGTGGAGCACGTCGGCGGGCCCGAGCAGGCCAACCACGTCTGCTTCTGGGAAGAGTGTCCACGCGAGGGCAAGCCCTTCAAGGCCAAGTACAAGCTGGTCAATCACATCCGCGtgcacacgggcgagaagcccTTCCCGTGTCCCTTCCCCGGCTGCGGCAAAGTCTTCGCTCGCTCGGAAAACCTCAAAATCCACAAAAGGACGCACACAG GTGAGAAGCCGTTCAAGTGCGAGTTCGCCGGCTGCGACCGCCGCTTCGCCAACAGCAGCGACCGGAAGAAGCACTCGCACGTGCACACGTCGGACAAGCCGTACAACTGCAAAGTGCGCGGCTGCGACAAGTCCTACACGCACCCGAGCTCGTTGCGCAAACACATGAAGGTGCACTGCAAGTCCCCGCCGCCGCTCAGCTCCGGCTACGACTCGTCCACGCCGTCCCTGGTGTCCCCCTCGTCGGATCCGGGCCgcgagccgccgccgccgccgccgccgccaccgtcGGCGGCGCCCGGAGGCCCCCCACACGCCGGCTCCTCCGCCAACCTGAGCGAGTGGTACGTGTGCCACAGCTCCGGGGCCAGCGGCGCCCACAGTGGACCCTCCACGCCGGACTCGGCCACCGAGGACGAGCCCCCGTACAGGAACCGGGACCCGAGGGATAACTTTTAG
- the zic1 gene encoding zinc finger protein ZIC 1: MLLDAGPQYPAIGVTTFGSTRHHSAGEVTEREVALGINPFADGMGAFKINHGSHEQTAFSSQAPGYAAAAALGHHHHHHHHHPGHVGSYSTAAFNSTRDFLFRNRGFGEAASAQHSLFASAAGSFAAGPHGHSEAAGHLLFPGLHEQAAGHASSNGQMRLGFTGDVYGRAAEQYGHVTSPRSDYASTQLHGYGPVNMNMAAAHHGAGAFFRYMRQPIKQELICKWIEPEQLASPKKSCNKTFSTMHELVTHLTVEHVGGPEQTNHICFWEECPREGKPFKAKYKLVNHIRVHTGEKPFPCPFPGCGKVFARSENLKIHKRTHTGEKPFKCEFDGCDRRFANSSDRKKHMHVHTSDKPYLCKMCDKSYTHPSSLRKHMKVHESSNPGSQPSPAASSGYESSTPPTIVSPSAENPSSGSSISPTAPGTVQHHTATTTTATGSHSSALTSNFNEWYV, from the exons ATGCTCCTGGACGCCGGACCCCAGTACCCCGCCATAGGAGTGACGACATTCGGCTCCACGCGGCACCACTCCGCAGGCGAGGTGACGGAGCGGGAGGTGGCGCTGGGCATCAACCCGTTCGCGGACGGCATGGGCGCCTTCAAGATCAACCACGGCTCCCACGAGCAGACGGCGTTCTCCTCGCAGGCGCCCGGCTACGCGGCGGCGGCCGCCCtgggccaccaccaccaccaccaccaccaccacccggGCCACGTCGGCTCCTACTCCACGGCGGCCTTCAACTCCACGCGGGACTTTCTGTTCAGGAACCGCGGCTTCGGGGAGGCGGCCAGCGCGCAGCACAGCCTCTTCGCCTCGGCGGCGGGCAGCTTCGCCGCGGGGCCCCACGGACACTCGGAGGCGGCGGGCCACCTGCTCTTCCCCGGGCTGCACGAGCAGGCGGCGGGCCACGCGTCGTCCAACGGCCAGATGCGCCTGGGCTTCACCGGGGACGTGTACGGCCGCGCGGCCGAGCAGTACGGCCACGTCACGAGCCCGCGCTCCGACTACGCGTCCACGCAGCTGCACGGCTACGGCCCCGTGAACATGAACATGGCCGCGGCGCACCACGGCGCCGGGGCCTTCTTCCGCTACATGCGGCAGCCCATCAAGCAGGAGCTCATCTGCAAGTGGATCGAGCCGGAGCAGCTGGCCAGCCCCAAGAAGTCGTGCAACAAGACCTTCAGCACCATGCACGAGCTGGTCACACACCTGACCGTGGAGCACGTGGGGGGGCCCGAGCAGACCAACCACATCTGCTTCTGGGAAGAGTGTCCACGCGAGGGCAAGCCCTTCAAGGCCAAGTACAAGCTGGTCAATCACATCCGCGtgcacacgggcgagaagcccTTCCCGTGTCCCTTCCCCGGCTGCGGCAAAGTCTTCGCCCGCTCGGAAAACCTCAAAATCCACAAAAGGACGCACACGG GTGAGAAGCCGTTCAAGTGCGAGTTCGACGGCTGCGACCGCCGCTTCGCCAACAGCAGCGACCGGAAGAAACACATGCACGTGCACACGTCCGACAAGCCTTACTTGTGCAAAATGTGCGACAAGTCCTACACGCACCCGAGCTCGCTGCGCAAACACATGAAG GTCCACGAATCGAGTAACCCCGGCTCGCAGCCTTCCCCCGCGGCCAGCTCGGGGTACGAGTCGTCCACGCCCCCCACCATCGTGTCCCCGTCCGCGGAGAACCCGAGCAGCGGCAGCTCCATATCGCCGACGGCCCCCGGGACGGTGCAGCACCACACCGCCACCACCACGACCGCGACCGGCAGCCACAGCAGCGCGCTCACGTCCAATTTCAATGAATGGTacgtgtaa